A stretch of Endozoicomonas sp. SCSIO W0465 DNA encodes these proteins:
- a CDS encoding IS1595 family transposase, producing the protein MQSELFQNFIDSISTLTSEQRDILNNSLLSTQIEVTEVVETTDSEPVYSESIPNNDNATPDVEKSILAQFAENPRCPKCKSHSVGRWGIRNGRQRYHCKTCDSTFNAFSGTPLARLRHPEKWNKYLAGMTHSMVLRPAAAENAIDLKTAFRWRHRFLEVINNDQAEELCGITELDETFFRESFKGQREGLPRPTRKRGNDPNKARKVPVMVARDRNRNTVDGVLENESANELCRHLNGRISIQATVCADAHLAHEKLADKLGFVFKELVTSAGQHVVEGIYHIQTVNSYHSHLKRWIGGVFQGVATRYLPHYLAWRRELTAAKKLTVGRLISRITEHWCFQPLTVT; encoded by the coding sequence ATGCAATCTGAACTCTTCCAGAATTTTATTGATTCCATTTCAACATTAACCAGTGAACAGCGAGACATTCTTAACAACTCGCTCCTTAGTACTCAAATAGAGGTTACCGAGGTAGTAGAAACCACTGACTCTGAACCTGTTTACAGTGAATCTATACCCAATAACGATAATGCAACACCTGACGTAGAAAAGAGCATACTTGCCCAATTTGCCGAAAACCCCAGGTGCCCCAAATGCAAAAGCCATAGCGTTGGTCGCTGGGGCATACGAAATGGCCGACAGCGCTACCACTGCAAGACTTGCGACTCAACGTTTAACGCCTTTAGTGGAACGCCTTTGGCAAGGCTCAGGCACCCTGAAAAATGGAACAAGTACCTCGCAGGTATGACTCACTCTATGGTCTTGCGACCAGCTGCTGCTGAGAATGCCATTGACTTGAAAACTGCGTTCCGCTGGCGTCACCGCTTTCTTGAAGTGATTAATAATGATCAAGCAGAAGAGCTTTGTGGCATTACTGAGCTTGATGAAACATTTTTCCGTGAATCCTTCAAAGGGCAAAGAGAAGGCCTTCCACGGCCAACCCGAAAGCGGGGTAATGATCCCAACAAAGCCCGAAAAGTCCCGGTAATGGTGGCTCGGGACCGTAATCGAAATACCGTTGACGGTGTATTAGAAAACGAAAGTGCTAATGAATTGTGCAGGCATTTAAATGGCCGCATATCGATACAGGCCACGGTCTGTGCGGATGCACACCTCGCTCACGAAAAACTTGCTGACAAGCTTGGATTTGTCTTCAAGGAGCTGGTGACATCAGCAGGTCAACATGTTGTTGAAGGCATCTACCACATCCAGACTGTAAATTCTTATCACAGTCATTTAAAACGCTGGATTGGCGGCGTATTCCAAGGGGTTGCAACTCGTTACCTTCCCCATTATCTGGCCTGGAGGCGAGAACTGACGGCAGCAAAAAAATTAACTGTTGGCCGGTTGATCAGCAGAATTACTGAACATTGGTGCTTCCAACCATTAACGGTAACTTAG
- a CDS encoding transposase yields the protein MERQVFEPGRPGEFEVTAHRAEVKICTCGCRNQAEFPEGVTAAAQYGSATQAMAVYLNQYHFLPFKRVSEYFNTLYKMSVSAGTVANFVARTYENLASTEEVIRDALRESSVAGADETGMRAEGSLHWLHVMRDEQWTLYYLSEKRGREAMDTMGILLTFAGVLVHDHWKSYFAYAATHVLCNAHHLRELLGVVDRDSNQLALRLMKLLRLSWHYCKGFKTIGMLQMPSVVCERIEKIYDRLLQRALMKNERSRLYGEATRGA from the coding sequence ATTGAACGACAGGTGTTTGAACCAGGGAGACCGGGTGAATTTGAAGTAACGGCCCATAGAGCTGAAGTAAAAATCTGCACTTGTGGTTGTCGGAATCAGGCTGAATTCCCGGAAGGTGTTACCGCTGCCGCACAATATGGCTCAGCCACACAGGCTATGGCCGTCTATCTTAACCAATACCATTTCCTGCCTTTTAAGCGCGTGTCAGAGTATTTTAATACTCTCTATAAAATGAGTGTAAGTGCAGGCACTGTCGCCAATTTTGTGGCCAGAACCTATGAAAATCTGGCTTCTACTGAAGAGGTTATTCGTGACGCCTTGCGGGAATCGTCTGTTGCCGGAGCCGATGAAACGGGTATGCGGGCCGAGGGCTCTTTGCACTGGCTACACGTTATGCGGGATGAACAATGGACGCTCTACTACTTGTCTGAAAAGCGAGGTCGTGAGGCCATGGACACGATGGGCATACTGCTAACATTTGCAGGCGTTCTGGTTCATGATCATTGGAAATCCTATTTTGCATATGCGGCAACTCACGTACTTTGCAATGCCCATCACCTGAGGGAGCTTTTGGGTGTTGTTGATAGGGACAGCAATCAACTGGCGTTGCGATTGATGAAGCTACTGAGGCTTTCCTGGCATTACTGCAAGGGCTTTAAGACCATAGGTATGCTACAGATGCCAAGTGTTGTCTGTGAACGAATCGAGAAGATTTATGACCGGTTGCTTCAGCGGGCTCTAATGAAAAATGAAAGAAGTCGTCTATATGGAGAAGCAACGAGAGGAGCTTAA
- a CDS encoding IS1595 family transposase: MDRPPRKRRLKGAPGRGTLEKDKPPVLGMIQRGGQVIINMLSNVKKATIEPFIKKHVAPQSQIYTDEYNIYDDLESWGFRHKTVCHGKGEYARDDDKDGIYEVHVNTMEGFWSLLRSWLRPHRGISQEALPLYLGFFEFLHNIGRRGKSLLQPLVNLLVT; encoded by the coding sequence CTGGATCGTCCACCGAGAAAAAGAAGGCTTAAAGGCGCTCCGGGCCGTGGGACTCTTGAAAAAGACAAACCGCCGGTATTGGGAATGATTCAAAGGGGAGGTCAGGTCATTATCAACATGCTGTCGAACGTTAAGAAGGCGACAATCGAACCATTTATCAAGAAACACGTAGCCCCACAGAGCCAGATTTATACCGATGAATACAACATCTATGATGACCTTGAAAGCTGGGGCTTCAGACATAAAACGGTCTGTCACGGCAAAGGTGAGTATGCTCGTGATGATGACAAAGACGGTATTTACGAGGTGCATGTTAATACTATGGAGGGGTTTTGGTCACTTCTACGCTCGTGGCTAAGGCCTCACAGGGGAATATCCCAAGAGGCTTTACCCCTTTACCTTGGCTTTTTTGAGTTTTTGCATAATATTGGCCGAAGAGGCAAAAGTCTTCTTCAGCCCTTAGTCAACTTGCTGGTTACATAG
- a CDS encoding transposase: MKEVVYMEKQREELKRKKVKNTKAYNLFKRLTEFKAETLRFMSDFTIPFDNNGSERDVRMAKLKQKISGCFRSADGGSMFARIRSYLSSARKQGMDIYQSLHRAVRNYCNMPLLSAE; encoded by the coding sequence ATGAAAGAAGTCGTCTATATGGAGAAGCAACGAGAGGAGCTTAAGCGCAAGAAAGTCAAGAATACTAAAGCTTACAATCTCTTCAAACGACTCACTGAGTTCAAGGCTGAGACACTGCGCTTCATGTCAGATTTTACCATTCCCTTCGATAACAATGGCAGTGAACGGGATGTTCGAATGGCCAAGTTAAAGCAGAAAATCTCAGGCTGCTTCAGGAGTGCAGACGGTGGTTCTATGTTTGCACGGATTCGCAGCTATTTGTCGTCTGCCAGAAAACAGGGAATGGACATATATCAATCACTTCATAGAGCTGTTCGGAATTACTGTAATATGCCTTTGCTCAGTGCTGAATAG
- a CDS encoding transposase produces the protein MNIGRISDLISNDTCFEMIRENRWPDGTVLCPHCDSENVKKNGHDNVQVECQHYYCKSCKRYFDDLTNTVFAGHHRPLKVWIACLYLMGLNVSNSQIAQELDLCVSDAHHMTTVLRNGVVDRKPEVILDGEVEFDEVYIVAGHKGHPEALKKSGSSTEKKKA, from the coding sequence ATGAATATAGGCCGAATCTCAGATCTCATCAGTAATGACACCTGCTTTGAGATGATCCGTGAGAACCGCTGGCCAGATGGCACTGTTCTCTGTCCGCACTGTGATTCTGAGAATGTCAAAAAGAATGGACACGACAATGTGCAGGTAGAGTGCCAGCACTATTACTGTAAGTCCTGTAAGCGCTACTTCGATGACCTGACAAATACGGTTTTCGCAGGACACCACCGACCACTCAAAGTCTGGATTGCCTGTCTCTATTTAATGGGGCTGAACGTCTCCAACAGCCAGATAGCTCAGGAACTTGATCTGTGTGTCAGTGATGCACACCATATGACCACAGTCTTACGAAATGGTGTTGTTGACCGAAAGCCTGAAGTGATTCTTGATGGCGAAGTTGAATTCGACGAGGTCTACATTGTAGCTGGTCACAAGGGACACCCTGAAGCATTAAAAAAATCTGGATCGTCCACCGAGAAAAAGAAGGCTTAA
- a CDS encoding DUF6444 domain-containing protein: protein MIPELPATMSAEILLKENAELRMRVACLEERCRELEEKVGKNSQNSSKPPSSDGYQKPCKNSNSPDHSDEAKLPLMVESAKLP from the coding sequence ATGATTCCAGAACTACCCGCAACTATGTCGGCTGAGATTCTCTTGAAAGAGAATGCAGAGCTGCGGATGAGAGTTGCCTGTCTGGAAGAGCGATGTCGAGAATTGGAAGAAAAGGTTGGCAAGAACAGTCAAAACAGCAGCAAGCCGCCATCGTCTGATGGTTATCAAAAACCTTGTAAAAACAGTAATTCTCCAGATCATTCTGACGAGGCTAAGTTACCGTTAATGGTTGAATCAGCTAAACTCCCATAA
- a CDS encoding IS1634 family transposase, with protein MHPHQFHIQRIDHMGLVAGMCKELGISNHLDSLVPNQSEHRNISFGETVVSMLLNGLGFTARTLHMFPEFHADKPLDKLIRPGIKPEHINDSVLGRALDQLFELDVSEVYLSLAVKAVNVLKLPCKALNLDSTSLHVDGVYNSESDVDEEDMHCIKLCRGYSRDHRPELNQAILLMMTENQAGIPVFMKASSGNVNDNKNFKKVISSHLKSYREALNNRYLIGDAALYTTDNVQILHQQGQQFITRVPSKIKEARELIDSVASCEMTPVEGAEGYESHEMLSDHAGVSQRWILVRSEQARKSEQKTLLKKMLKKSEKEAEALTSKLAKKAFKCETDALRAFDEWQSKTIYCQAEPVITEKPCYTKVGRPEKGSKPDSIEYYVSGYPWVSVDCRKDAECSLGCFVLATNDLDDSRLSTAEVLSTYKSQQSVERGFRFLKSPEFLVSSLFLKKPERIEALLMVMTLCLLVYAAIQHRIRHELKRQSRFFPDMKRKPCQNPTARWVFFCFQGINVLLVDGHEKHVVGLQERQLTIISILGRPYQEIYS; from the coding sequence ATGCATCCTCATCAGTTCCACATTCAACGTATCGATCATATGGGTTTGGTTGCCGGTATGTGCAAAGAACTCGGTATCTCTAATCATCTGGATTCCCTGGTTCCTAACCAATCTGAACACCGGAATATTTCCTTTGGCGAAACCGTAGTATCAATGCTGCTTAACGGCCTTGGGTTCACTGCCCGCACGCTTCATATGTTCCCGGAGTTTCATGCTGATAAACCGCTGGATAAACTCATCAGGCCCGGTATTAAACCCGAACACATTAACGACAGTGTACTCGGCAGAGCCCTGGATCAGCTTTTTGAACTGGATGTAAGTGAGGTCTATTTATCGCTGGCTGTCAAGGCAGTGAATGTCTTAAAACTGCCGTGCAAGGCTCTGAACCTTGACTCAACAAGCTTGCATGTGGACGGCGTTTATAACAGCGAATCTGACGTCGACGAAGAAGATATGCACTGTATCAAACTCTGTCGTGGATACAGCAGGGATCATCGACCCGAGCTCAACCAGGCAATACTGCTGATGATGACGGAAAATCAGGCCGGTATTCCCGTTTTTATGAAAGCGTCCAGTGGCAACGTAAACGACAATAAAAACTTTAAAAAAGTCATCAGCAGCCATTTGAAATCCTACCGGGAAGCCCTGAATAATCGCTACCTGATTGGTGATGCAGCACTTTATACAACAGATAACGTACAGATACTTCATCAGCAGGGCCAGCAATTTATCACCCGGGTTCCGTCAAAAATCAAAGAAGCCAGAGAACTGATTGACAGTGTCGCTTCTTGTGAAATGACACCAGTGGAGGGTGCTGAGGGCTATGAGAGTCATGAAATGCTGTCAGATCATGCGGGTGTCTCCCAGCGCTGGATTCTGGTCCGCAGCGAGCAGGCTCGAAAGAGCGAACAAAAAACACTGCTGAAAAAAATGCTAAAGAAGTCTGAGAAAGAAGCAGAAGCGCTGACCAGTAAACTGGCCAAAAAAGCCTTCAAGTGTGAAACCGACGCATTGCGTGCGTTCGATGAATGGCAGTCAAAAACTATTTATTGTCAGGCGGAACCTGTCATTACTGAGAAACCCTGCTATACCAAGGTAGGTCGTCCGGAGAAAGGCTCTAAACCGGACAGTATTGAATATTATGTGAGCGGATATCCTTGGGTATCCGTTGACTGTCGCAAAGATGCAGAGTGTTCTCTGGGTTGCTTTGTGCTGGCGACGAATGATCTGGACGACAGTCGGCTGAGTACAGCAGAAGTGCTAAGTACTTACAAATCACAACAGTCAGTAGAGCGTGGCTTTCGGTTTTTGAAGAGCCCGGAGTTTCTGGTTTCTTCGCTGTTTTTAAAGAAACCGGAACGAATAGAAGCCTTGCTGATGGTGATGACGCTGTGTCTGTTAGTGTATGCGGCGATTCAGCATCGAATTAGGCATGAGCTAAAACGACAGAGTCGGTTTTTCCCGGACATGAAGCGGAAACCCTGCCAAAACCCGACAGCGCGTTGGGTGTTTTTCTGCTTTCAGGGTATCAACGTGCTATTGGTCGATGGACATGAAAAGCATGTGGTTGGATTACAAGAAAGGCAGTTGACTATTATTTCAATTCTTGGGCGACCGTATCAGGAAATTTATTCCTGA
- a CDS encoding IS66 family transposase: MIPELPATMSAEILLKENAELRMRVACLEERCRELEEKVGKNSQNSSKPPSSDGYQKPCKNSNSPDHSDDLSADKGTDPSDEKPNPKSLRQSSGNKAGGKKGHQGTCLKQVDIPDYIEYLPVKECNKCQASLLDSEPVKYIERQVFEPGRPGEFEVTAHRAEVKICTCGCRNQAEFPEGVTAAAQYGSATQAMAVYLNQYHFLPFKRVSEYFNTLYKMSVSAGTVANFVARTYENLASTEEVIRDALRESSVAGADETGMRAEGSLHWLHVMRDEQWTLYYLSEKRGREAMDTMGILLTFAGVLVHDHWKSYFAYAATHVLCNAHHLRELLGVVDRDSNQLALRLMKLLRLSWHYCKGFKTIGMLQMPSVVCERIEKIYDRLLQRALMKEVVYMEKQREELKRKKVKNTKAYNLFKRLTEFKAETLRFMSDFTIPFDNNGSERDVRMAKLKQKISGCFRSADGGSMFARIRSYLSSARKQGMDIYQSLHRAVRNYCNMPLLSAE; encoded by the coding sequence ATGATTCCAGAACTACCCGCAACTATGTCGGCTGAGATTCTCTTGAAAGAGAATGCAGAGCTGCGGATGAGAGTTGCCTGTCTGGAAGAGCGATGTCGAGAATTGGAAGAAAAGGTTGGCAAGAACAGTCAAAACAGCAGCAAGCCGCCATCGTCTGATGGTTATCAAAAACCTTGTAAAAACAGTAATTCTCCAGATCATTCTGACGACCTTTCCGCAGATAAAGGTACCGATCCATCGGATGAAAAACCCAATCCTAAAAGTCTGAGACAGTCTTCTGGTAATAAAGCCGGTGGAAAGAAAGGGCATCAGGGCACTTGTCTTAAACAGGTCGATATCCCTGACTATATTGAGTACCTTCCGGTTAAAGAATGCAATAAATGTCAGGCGTCTCTTCTTGATAGTGAGCCGGTCAAATATATTGAACGACAGGTGTTTGAACCAGGGAGACCGGGTGAATTTGAAGTAACGGCCCATAGAGCTGAAGTAAAAATCTGCACTTGTGGTTGTCGGAATCAGGCTGAATTCCCGGAAGGTGTTACCGCTGCCGCACAATATGGCTCAGCCACACAGGCTATGGCCGTCTATCTTAACCAATACCATTTCCTGCCTTTTAAGCGCGTGTCAGAGTATTTTAATACTCTCTATAAAATGAGTGTAAGTGCAGGCACTGTCGCCAATTTTGTGGCCAGAACCTATGAAAATCTGGCTTCTACTGAAGAGGTTATTCGTGACGCCTTGCGGGAATCGTCTGTTGCCGGAGCCGATGAAACGGGTATGCGGGCCGAGGGCTCTTTGCACTGGCTACACGTTATGCGGGATGAACAATGGACGCTCTACTACTTGTCTGAAAAGCGAGGTCGTGAGGCCATGGACACGATGGGCATACTGCTAACATTTGCAGGCGTTCTGGTTCATGATCATTGGAAATCCTATTTTGCATATGCGGCAACTCACGTACTTTGCAATGCCCATCACCTGAGGGAGCTTTTGGGTGTTGTTGATAGGGACAGCAATCAACTGGCGTTGCGATTGATGAAGCTACTGAGGCTTTCCTGGCATTACTGCAAGGGCTTTAAGACCATAGGTATGCTACAGATGCCAAGTGTTGTCTGTGAACGAATCGAGAAGATTTATGACCGGTTGCTTCAGCGGGCTCTAATGAAAGAAGTCGTCTATATGGAGAAGCAACGAGAGGAGCTTAAGCGCAAGAAAGTCAAGAATACTAAAGCTTACAATCTCTTCAAACGACTCACTGAGTTCAAGGCTGAGACACTGCGCTTCATGTCAGATTTTACCATTCCCTTCGATAACAATGGCAGTGAGCGGGATGTTCGAATGGCCAAGTTAAAGCAGAAAATCTCAGGCTGCTTCAGGAGTGCAGACGGTGGTTCTATGTTTGCACGGATTCGCAGCTATTTGTCGTCTGCCAGAAAACAGGGAATGGACATATATCAATCACTTCATAGAGCTGTTCGGAATTACTGTAATATGCCTTTGCTCAGTGCTGAATAG